Proteins from a genomic interval of Anatilimnocola floriformis:
- a CDS encoding glycosyltransferase family 4 protein has product MLPCVNGRYQLQRVTGIQRYAQEIVSRWEPVPILKPAKGGKGAGGHLWEQLRLPMLTRGPLFSPSTTGPLAVRRQVVTIHDTAFVDQAECFSKMFAAWYQWLVPRLARRVERIITVSEFSKQRIIDVCRVPEEKVEVILSGVGPQFQPQSAEMLQRARKELKLPERYVLCVCSLEPRKNLRRLLEAWNKMPARPANLHLVLAGAKGNVFHDLEFDAAPANVQLAGYVTDDLLPALYAGAEFFAFPSLYEGFGLPVLEAMASGTPVVCSNSTSLPEVAGDAAVLVDPMHIESIAAGLQQLADDSTLRAKLRERGLARAQNFRWETAAKQTWDVLAAVN; this is encoded by the coding sequence ATGTTGCCTTGCGTCAATGGCCGCTATCAGCTGCAACGAGTCACCGGCATTCAGCGTTACGCGCAGGAGATCGTCTCGCGCTGGGAACCCGTGCCGATCCTGAAACCAGCGAAAGGCGGCAAAGGTGCCGGCGGCCATTTGTGGGAACAACTCCGCCTGCCGATGCTGACGCGCGGGCCGCTGTTCTCGCCTAGCACGACCGGACCACTCGCTGTGCGACGACAAGTCGTGACAATTCACGATACCGCTTTCGTCGATCAGGCCGAGTGTTTTTCCAAGATGTTTGCGGCCTGGTATCAATGGCTCGTGCCGCGTCTGGCTCGCCGTGTGGAGCGGATCATCACTGTTTCGGAATTTTCGAAGCAGCGAATTATTGATGTCTGCCGCGTGCCGGAAGAGAAGGTCGAAGTCATCCTCAGCGGCGTCGGCCCGCAGTTTCAACCGCAATCGGCCGAGATGCTGCAACGAGCGCGCAAAGAATTGAAACTGCCAGAGCGCTATGTCCTCTGCGTTTGTTCGCTCGAACCGCGGAAGAACTTGCGTCGCTTACTCGAAGCCTGGAACAAGATGCCGGCGCGACCGGCCAATTTGCATTTGGTGCTCGCCGGCGCGAAAGGAAACGTCTTTCACGATCTGGAATTTGACGCCGCACCAGCCAACGTGCAGCTCGCCGGCTACGTCACCGATGACTTGCTGCCGGCGCTCTATGCCGGGGCGGAGTTCTTTGCTTTTCCGTCGCTATACGAGGGCTTCGGCCTGCCGGTGCTCGAAGCGATGGCGAGTGGCACGCCGGTGGTCTGCAGCAATAGCACGTCGTTGCCTGAAGTGGCCGGCGATGCTGCGGTGCTGGTCGATCCAATGCACATCGAAAGCATCGCAGCGGGACTGCAACAACTGGCCGATGACTCGACGTTGCGGGCAAAGTTGCGCGAGCGGGGATTGGCTCGCGCCCAGAATTTTCGTTGGGAAACGGCAGCCAAGCAAACCTGGGATGTGCTGGCCGCTGTTAATTGA
- a CDS encoding glycosyltransferase has product MTTIEPRIALVHDWLVSPGGAEKVLLEMHRLYPEAPIYTAAYTPEKFPEFADADVRPSWLNRIGLAKTKHQLFPLARAWTFRSLNLSQYDIVLSSCSAESKYVRTGPRTMHICYCHTPVRYYWSDYEWYKNNPPFGRLNWLVKGLLPLMIGGLRKIDYRGAQGVDRFVANSNYVAARIEKYYDKDSTTIYPPVNVEQYPLSRERDDYYLIVGRQVAYKRLDLAVDAFNELGLPLKVAGTGEEIAKHRPRAKSNIEFLGRVPDEALPQLYGRAKAFVFPAEEDFGIVPVEAMANGTPVIAFGVGGAKETVVEGETGTFFQERTGASLAAAVRKFNTMTFDPEVIRARAERFSQEVFHRELGRFVKEQWAEFHGLGGESNAGAVCVAAQTS; this is encoded by the coding sequence ATGACGACTATCGAACCACGCATCGCCCTCGTTCACGACTGGCTGGTCTCTCCAGGCGGCGCAGAAAAGGTGTTGCTGGAAATGCATCGCCTCTATCCCGAAGCGCCGATCTACACGGCGGCTTACACTCCCGAAAAATTTCCCGAGTTCGCCGACGCCGATGTGCGACCGAGCTGGCTCAACCGCATCGGCCTCGCCAAGACAAAGCATCAACTCTTTCCGCTCGCGCGGGCTTGGACCTTTCGGAGTTTGAACCTGTCGCAATACGACATCGTTCTCTCGTCGTGCAGTGCGGAATCGAAATACGTCCGCACCGGGCCTCGGACGATGCACATCTGCTATTGCCACACGCCGGTGCGCTACTACTGGAGCGATTACGAGTGGTACAAAAACAATCCTCCGTTCGGCCGCCTCAATTGGCTAGTGAAAGGCTTGCTGCCGCTGATGATCGGTGGGCTGCGGAAGATTGACTATCGCGGCGCGCAAGGCGTTGATCGCTTCGTTGCGAATTCAAATTACGTCGCTGCGCGGATCGAGAAGTATTACGACAAAGACTCGACAACCATTTATCCGCCGGTGAATGTCGAACAGTATCCGCTCTCGCGCGAGCGTGACGATTACTATCTGATCGTTGGCCGGCAAGTCGCTTACAAACGGCTCGACCTCGCGGTCGATGCCTTCAACGAACTCGGTTTGCCACTCAAGGTTGCCGGCACGGGCGAAGAGATTGCCAAGCACCGCCCGCGGGCGAAATCGAATATCGAGTTTCTCGGTCGTGTGCCCGATGAAGCACTGCCACAACTCTACGGCCGTGCGAAGGCGTTTGTCTTTCCCGCCGAAGAAGACTTCGGCATCGTGCCGGTCGAAGCCATGGCCAACGGCACGCCGGTGATTGCCTTCGGTGTCGGCGGTGCTAAAGAGACCGTTGTCGAAGGTGAAACCGGCACGTTCTTTCAAGAACGAACCGGCGCGTCGCTGGCCGCTGCCGTGCGGAAGTTCAACACGATGACGTTCGATCCCGAAGTCATTCGCGCGCGGGCCGAACGCTTCAGCCAGGAAGTGTTTCACCGCGAGCTGGGCCGCTTTGTGAAAGAACAATGGGCCGAATTTCACGGCCTCGGCGGCGAGTCGAACGCCGGCGCGGTTTGCGTGGCAGCGCAGACTTCGTAG
- a CDS encoding tetratricopeptide repeat protein, translating into MISLPLSIRYREQPQHAAVAWLVPGDDLGLWMEEWLRWNLPQADWRIAVLPGWGALTILPAGQKPVVAPRAIPFGRAGSRWYLPLHAELLPAATKEELESLLPSDLAAAVFHPARGLLTIEPGELRGIEHLLLPPMFSAQDWTRAQPGEALNDRLLSVQPNSLPSLAEVLQQGRDDIGSQGDQINELPPRPNEPGNGLLDQMKRGMSQVGLRALGGMAGMIGAAMSYLPGLGSGVAPAGGSRGSAGSGGGAAGPGWLDSLSKWVTKRLGAISQQLEDQRNKEIQRLMHLLQNNPDEGLKFAIPFSSSEHRGVAPPSGSLGSREVNFNLNRIGGGGPADHWNLSPQYQLQLAQRYRELANRELQLGRHRRAAYIFAELLGDFLAAASALAAGEHWREAAVLYRDRLNQPKKAAECLERGGLLHEAIALYEPLREFEKIGDLYLRLEQKEEAITAWRQAAQAAEGNREYFKAAHLFENKIGLPQEAEQVLQRSWHSGHQLRESLEKLFELYLRQQWHDRAHQRIAQLRDTYSIVTIGVVNCEALATVARNYPDQQVADYAADTARLIIGTHLPQADKPARTRLVTSLQQLVPGDQLLTHDGQRYLRERDVAQSAKAQAPAKAQPKKTDISRKDRPVRLVREFQQDKQIAWEAAAAAGSYFWAIGNDKGVIVIAAVCWQGRVQRKWINPRGVIEAAHIAADPQGHGPLLIATGFGQQEASFEMHSPQGITQAVLFEGAQGAADATRFTRVSVCYALGRAFFIERDAATGYLVANGRMIGAKQTLGEIVTTFDVCEADPDNAILPTHGRNDLLAIGYQQVLRLIRGPEEIEELEFSGPIRQIAGSAPFTRTRLAVVTDNGTFVVWLQGREASAPIGCGYDLQQPVACFTLGGHLVLAGVNGGEVYETSNVGLKLCHTFANFGFAPIAVLPTDEPNEFAVVGPNGAVRIYAIG; encoded by the coding sequence ATGATCTCCCTGCCCCTCAGCATTCGATATCGCGAACAGCCGCAGCACGCTGCCGTGGCGTGGCTCGTGCCGGGAGATGATCTTGGGCTCTGGATGGAAGAATGGCTGCGCTGGAACCTACCGCAGGCTGATTGGCGAATTGCGGTGCTGCCGGGGTGGGGCGCGCTGACGATCTTGCCCGCAGGACAAAAGCCCGTCGTCGCCCCGCGGGCGATTCCCTTCGGCCGTGCCGGCTCGCGCTGGTATCTGCCGTTACATGCAGAGTTATTGCCAGCGGCGACGAAGGAAGAACTCGAATCGCTATTGCCTAGCGATCTCGCGGCTGCGGTTTTTCATCCGGCACGCGGCCTACTGACGATCGAGCCCGGCGAGCTGCGCGGCATCGAACATTTGCTATTGCCGCCGATGTTTTCGGCGCAGGATTGGACCCGGGCGCAACCCGGCGAGGCACTCAACGATCGTCTGCTCAGCGTGCAGCCCAATTCGTTGCCGTCGCTCGCCGAAGTGCTGCAGCAGGGCCGCGACGACATCGGTTCGCAGGGAGACCAAATCAACGAACTGCCGCCGCGGCCGAATGAACCGGGCAACGGCTTGCTCGATCAAATGAAGCGGGGCATGTCGCAGGTGGGCCTTAGAGCCCTGGGCGGAATGGCCGGGATGATTGGTGCCGCGATGTCGTACTTGCCGGGACTCGGCAGCGGTGTTGCACCCGCTGGCGGTTCGCGCGGCAGTGCTGGATCTGGCGGCGGTGCGGCGGGGCCCGGTTGGCTCGATTCGCTCTCGAAGTGGGTGACCAAGCGTCTCGGCGCGATCTCGCAGCAACTCGAGGATCAGCGGAACAAAGAGATTCAACGGCTGATGCATTTGCTGCAGAACAATCCCGATGAAGGGCTGAAGTTTGCGATTCCCTTTAGCAGCAGCGAACATCGGGGCGTAGCACCACCGAGCGGCTCGCTTGGTTCGCGCGAAGTGAACTTCAATTTGAATCGCATCGGCGGTGGTGGGCCGGCCGATCATTGGAACTTGTCGCCGCAGTATCAACTGCAACTGGCCCAGCGATATCGCGAGCTCGCCAATCGCGAATTGCAACTCGGTCGACATCGGCGGGCTGCTTACATTTTCGCGGAACTGCTTGGCGATTTTCTCGCGGCAGCTTCGGCCCTTGCCGCCGGCGAGCATTGGCGCGAAGCGGCGGTGCTGTATCGCGATCGTTTGAATCAGCCAAAGAAAGCTGCGGAATGTCTCGAGCGCGGCGGTTTGTTGCACGAAGCCATTGCGCTGTACGAACCGCTGCGCGAGTTCGAAAAGATCGGCGATCTTTATCTGCGGTTGGAGCAAAAAGAAGAAGCGATCACGGCCTGGCGGCAAGCAGCGCAGGCAGCCGAGGGAAATCGCGAATACTTCAAAGCGGCACACTTGTTCGAAAACAAAATCGGCCTGCCGCAGGAAGCCGAACAGGTGTTGCAGCGGAGTTGGCACAGCGGCCATCAGCTGCGCGAGAGTCTCGAGAAACTGTTCGAATTGTATCTTCGTCAGCAATGGCACGACCGTGCGCACCAGCGGATTGCGCAGCTCCGAGATACGTACAGTATCGTTACGATCGGCGTCGTCAACTGCGAGGCCCTCGCGACCGTCGCCCGCAATTATCCCGATCAGCAAGTCGCCGATTACGCCGCTGATACTGCGCGGCTCATCATCGGCACGCACTTGCCGCAAGCTGATAAGCCCGCGCGGACACGGTTGGTCACTTCCTTGCAACAGCTGGTCCCTGGCGATCAATTGCTGACGCACGATGGCCAGCGGTATTTGCGCGAGCGCGATGTCGCTCAGTCCGCCAAAGCACAGGCTCCGGCGAAAGCACAGCCGAAGAAAACTGATATCTCGCGCAAAGACCGCCCGGTCCGACTCGTTCGCGAGTTTCAGCAGGATAAGCAAATTGCCTGGGAGGCTGCTGCCGCCGCGGGAAGTTATTTCTGGGCCATTGGTAACGACAAGGGCGTGATTGTGATTGCGGCCGTCTGTTGGCAAGGCAGAGTGCAGCGCAAGTGGATCAACCCGCGAGGCGTGATTGAAGCCGCTCACATCGCCGCCGATCCGCAGGGCCACGGGCCGCTGTTGATTGCGACCGGCTTTGGCCAGCAGGAAGCGTCGTTCGAAATGCACTCGCCGCAAGGCATCACGCAAGCAGTGCTGTTCGAAGGTGCGCAAGGAGCAGCGGATGCAACGCGCTTCACGCGCGTCAGCGTCTGTTATGCGCTCGGCCGGGCGTTCTTCATCGAGCGCGATGCAGCCACGGGTTATCTGGTGGCCAACGGGCGAATGATCGGCGCGAAGCAAACGCTCGGTGAGATCGTCACTACGTTCGACGTTTGCGAAGCCGATCCGGACAACGCGATTTTGCCTACGCACGGTAGGAACGATTTGCTGGCCATCGGTTATCAACAAGTGCTGCGACTGATTCGCGGCCCGGAAGAAATCGAAGAACTCGAGTTCAGCGGCCCGATCCGCCAGATCGCCGGTTCGGCCCCCTTCACACGCACGCGGCTGGCCGTCGTTACCGACAACGGCACATTTGTCGTTTGGCTGCAGGGGCGCGAGGCCTCGGCCCCCATCGGCTGCGGCTACGATCTGCAGCAGCCCGTTGCCTGCTTCACACTCGGCGGCCATCTGGTCCTCGCTGGCGTCAATGGCGGCGAAGTTTACGAGACGTCGAATGTAGGTTTGAAGCTTTGCCACACGTTCGCCAATTTTGGTTTCGCGCCGATTGCCGTGCTGCCTACCGATGAACCGAATGAGTTTGCCGTGGTGGGGCCGAATGGAGCTGTTCGTATCTACGCGATTGGATAA
- a CDS encoding response regulator: protein MGDRQKLLFVAGEGDQLPPSIASACDIVEVHNPLRALARVGREEFDGIYVAAKHFTEALRLGRLLENDRILEGMPDAMALLDSECIILWANERLRHWANRGNIVGEHFFAALGNPEIVGTEASPLRAALRSSHPVSSLLRTVDNRYFHLHASPIVDPEEKTKNLVVTVRDVTIETQQRHKLSAIQDAGRTLADLKPDEIFEMSVEERVELLKSNILHCIKDLLKFDVVEIRLVDHKTKQLVPLLEVGMDPEAAQRELFVSKEKNGVTGFVAATGKSYLCEDTANDPLYLQGVQGAKSSLTVPLKMHSVVIGTFNVESPQPRAFTDSDLQFLEIFCRDVAMSLNTLDLLVAQRANAAQESVEQIHREVALPIDAILNDATMVAQLYKGADVACGDRLNDIVNRAREIKAVIQQVGRKMAPAEAIPASVVPQDDRPKLRGRRVLVVDSEPAVRTSAHCMLEKYGCVVETAQRGDEAESLYQHSLRDSRYDVVLTGIKLPDMTGYELMMKLKTMISPVPLILMSEFGWDAGHTLVKARQAGLHSRGYLIKPFILKQLLDTVETIIDWSNEPGTQA, encoded by the coding sequence GTGGGCGACAGGCAGAAACTGCTGTTTGTAGCAGGCGAGGGAGATCAGCTCCCACCTTCTATCGCCTCGGCGTGTGATATCGTCGAGGTGCATAATCCACTTCGCGCCTTGGCCCGCGTCGGCCGCGAAGAGTTCGACGGCATTTACGTTGCCGCCAAGCACTTCACCGAAGCCCTCCGCCTCGGCCGGCTGCTCGAAAACGACCGCATCCTCGAGGGAATGCCCGACGCGATGGCGCTCCTCGATAGCGAGTGCATCATTCTGTGGGCCAACGAACGGCTCCGTCACTGGGCCAACCGCGGCAACATCGTCGGCGAGCATTTTTTCGCCGCTCTGGGAAATCCCGAGATCGTCGGCACCGAAGCTTCGCCGCTGCGGGCCGCTCTCCGGTCGAGTCACCCGGTCAGTTCGTTGCTGCGGACCGTCGACAACCGTTACTTCCACCTGCATGCATCGCCGATCGTCGATCCCGAAGAAAAAACCAAGAACCTGGTCGTCACCGTTCGCGATGTAACGATCGAAACGCAGCAACGGCACAAGCTGTCGGCCATTCAAGACGCCGGCCGCACGCTGGCCGATCTCAAGCCGGACGAAATCTTCGAGATGTCGGTCGAAGAGCGGGTCGAGCTCCTCAAATCGAATATTCTCCACTGCATCAAGGACCTGCTGAAGTTCGACGTCGTCGAAATTCGCCTGGTCGATCACAAGACGAAGCAACTCGTGCCACTGCTCGAAGTCGGCATGGACCCCGAAGCCGCTCAGCGCGAGCTCTTCGTCAGCAAAGAAAAGAACGGCGTGACCGGCTTCGTCGCCGCCACCGGCAAGAGCTATCTCTGCGAAGACACTGCCAACGATCCGCTCTACCTGCAGGGTGTGCAAGGAGCCAAGAGCTCCCTCACTGTACCGCTGAAGATGCACAGCGTGGTCATCGGCACGTTTAACGTCGAGAGTCCGCAGCCGCGAGCTTTCACCGACAGCGACCTGCAGTTCCTCGAGATTTTCTGTCGCGACGTCGCCATGTCGCTGAACACGCTCGACCTGCTCGTCGCTCAGCGGGCCAACGCGGCTCAAGAGAGCGTCGAACAGATTCACCGTGAAGTAGCCCTCCCCATCGATGCGATTCTCAACGATGCCACGATGGTCGCTCAGCTCTACAAGGGCGCCGACGTCGCCTGCGGCGATCGGTTGAACGACATCGTCAATCGCGCTCGCGAAATCAAAGCCGTCATTCAGCAAGTCGGCCGCAAAATGGCCCCCGCCGAAGCGATTCCCGCCTCGGTCGTGCCGCAGGACGATCGGCCGAAACTGCGTGGCCGTCGCGTACTGGTCGTCGATAGCGAACCCGCTGTTCGTACCAGCGCTCACTGCATGCTCGAAAAATATGGCTGCGTCGTCGAAACCGCCCAGCGCGGCGACGAAGCCGAATCGCTCTATCAGCACAGCCTGCGCGACTCGCGCTACGACGTGGTCCTCACGGGCATCAAGCTGCCCGACATGACCGGCTACGAGCTGATGATGAAGCTCAAGACCATGATTTCCCCCGTGCCGCTCATTCTGATGAGCGAATTCGGTTGGGACGCCGGCCACACCCTCGTCAAAGCCCGCCAGGCCGGTCTGCACAGTCGCGGCTATCTCATCAAGCCGTTCATTCTCAAGCAACTGCTCGACACGGTCGAAACGATCATCGACTGGTCGAACGAACCGGGCACGCAGGCTTAG
- a CDS encoding SMI1/KNR4 family protein has protein sequence MLPNLRPGATAEQIATFERAMDLTLPVVVRESWLIHDGQDEFSYPGAIVGEPLSSLSKMRHILSINRELAREIEQGDAACEFASYCSSQPPDAIRQQSFNAGWLPLGDWDGNSYGIDFDPGPNGVVGQVINFGRNEEAKYVLALSWAHFLEDVADELESGVLVIERDAGGDVVSFGRPGHDDQAMFRFYREWSQAKLPASFQNVEPVIKLPAFPGELITGLLADEARQLVADFLREMHECEQFWLEVRPLAELGYAKIIQSPSGHQIEGLPTATTRASIRELQLQRHRQDGVSSYQQIVKKYATDRRRAKEDCFIQQVPPYYSPAENQLGDVRELHGMLYVYAQSNSGVTKRFQLLSINGSWKIDLLEKSADQVQFEKVSLYFGTYA, from the coding sequence GTGCTCCCTAATCTTCGTCCCGGCGCAACGGCCGAGCAGATTGCCACCTTCGAGCGCGCGATGGACTTGACCTTGCCCGTCGTGGTGCGTGAATCCTGGCTGATCCACGATGGCCAAGACGAGTTTTCTTATCCCGGCGCGATTGTTGGCGAACCGTTGTCTTCGCTCTCGAAAATGCGGCACATCCTGAGCATCAATCGCGAGCTGGCGCGCGAGATCGAGCAGGGGGATGCAGCCTGCGAGTTCGCTTCGTACTGCAGTTCGCAGCCGCCCGATGCAATCCGTCAGCAGTCTTTCAACGCTGGTTGGCTCCCGCTCGGTGATTGGGATGGCAATAGCTACGGCATCGATTTCGATCCGGGGCCGAACGGGGTTGTGGGGCAGGTGATTAACTTCGGCCGCAACGAAGAAGCCAAGTATGTGCTCGCACTCAGTTGGGCGCACTTTCTGGAAGACGTCGCCGATGAGTTGGAGAGCGGCGTGCTCGTGATCGAGCGTGATGCCGGAGGAGACGTGGTTAGCTTCGGCCGGCCCGGCCATGACGACCAAGCGATGTTTCGTTTCTATCGTGAGTGGTCGCAAGCCAAGTTGCCTGCTTCCTTCCAGAATGTCGAACCGGTGATCAAGCTGCCTGCTTTCCCAGGAGAACTGATCACAGGTTTGCTCGCAGACGAAGCTCGACAACTGGTCGCGGACTTTTTGCGCGAGATGCATGAGTGCGAGCAATTTTGGTTGGAAGTGCGACCGCTGGCTGAACTTGGGTATGCGAAGATTATCCAATCGCCGTCGGGCCATCAGATCGAGGGCCTGCCAACGGCCACCACTCGAGCTTCGATTCGAGAGTTGCAGTTGCAAAGACATCGCCAGGACGGCGTGAGCTCGTATCAGCAAATCGTGAAGAAGTATGCCACGGACCGCCGGCGTGCAAAGGAGGACTGCTTTATCCAGCAAGTTCCTCCTTATTACAGCCCAGCGGAGAATCAGCTTGGCGATGTGCGTGAGTTGCATGGCATGCTCTATGTGTATGCTCAATCGAACTCGGGCGTGACGAAGCGTTTTCAGCTACTGAGTATCAACGGTTCGTGGAAAATCGACCTGCTGGAGAAATCGGCCGACCAGGTGCAGTTTGAAAAAGTCTCGCTCTACTTCGGGACCTACGCGTGA